A genomic region of Xanthomonas campestris pv. phormiicola contains the following coding sequences:
- a CDS encoding Lrp/AsnC ligand binding domain-containing protein, producing MAARARELDKIDRKILRILQQEGRISFTELGERVGLSTTPCTERVRRLERDGAITGYYARLDPHFLKASLLVFVEISLAYKSGDIFEEFRRAALKLPNVLECHLVSGDFDYLLKARISEMASYRKLLGSTLLTLPHVRESKSYIVMEEVKETLSLPIAD from the coding sequence ATGGCCGCACGCGCCCGCGAACTGGACAAGATCGACCGCAAGATCCTGCGCATTCTGCAGCAGGAAGGGCGCATCTCCTTCACCGAACTGGGCGAGCGGGTCGGCCTGTCGACCACGCCGTGCACCGAGCGGGTACGCCGGCTGGAACGCGACGGCGCCATCACCGGCTACTACGCGCGGCTGGACCCGCACTTCCTCAAGGCCAGCCTGCTGGTGTTCGTGGAGATCAGCCTGGCCTACAAGTCCGGCGACATCTTCGAGGAATTCCGCCGCGCCGCACTGAAGCTGCCCAACGTGCTGGAGTGCCACCTTGTCTCCGGCGACTTCGACTACCTGCTCAAGGCGCGGATCAGCGAGATGGCCTCGTACCGCAAGCTGCTCGGCAGCACCCTGCTGACCCTGCCGCACGTGCGCGAGTCCAAGAGCTACATCGTGATGGAAGAGGTGAAGGAGACGCTGAGCCTGCCGATCGCCGACTGA
- a CDS encoding D-amino acid dehydrogenase has product MRVLVLGSGVIGTATAWYLARSGCEVTVIDRQPAAALETSYANAGQVSPGYASPWAAPGVPLKALKWLFQRHAPLAITPTGDIRQYLWLAQMLRNCTAERYAINKARMVRLSEYSRDCLDQLRADTGIEYEGRQLGTTQLFRTQAQLDGAAKDIEVLREYGVPYELLDRAGIARIEPALASAPATLVGALRLPNDQTGDCRLFTQRLAALAAAAGVQFRYGETIDGLHADGDRLDGVRIGGRLERADRYVVALGSYSPQLLAPLGIRLPVYPLKGYSLTLPIRDAALAPMSTILDETYKVAITRFDQRIRVGGMAELAGFDLSLPARRRTTLENVVNDLYPRGGDLARAEFWTGLRPATPDGTPVVGATGYRNLFLNTGHGTLGWTMACGSGRYLADLIARRQPQISGEGLDIFRYSRRAPAPVAEASSCAQPVR; this is encoded by the coding sequence ATGCGGGTTCTGGTTCTGGGCAGCGGTGTGATCGGTACGGCCACGGCGTGGTATCTGGCACGCAGCGGCTGCGAGGTGACGGTGATCGACCGCCAGCCCGCGGCCGCGCTGGAGACCAGCTATGCCAACGCCGGCCAGGTGTCGCCCGGCTATGCCTCGCCCTGGGCCGCGCCCGGGGTGCCGCTGAAGGCGCTGAAATGGCTGTTCCAGCGCCACGCGCCGCTGGCCATCACCCCCACCGGCGACATCCGCCAGTACCTGTGGCTGGCGCAGATGCTGCGCAACTGCACCGCCGAGCGCTATGCGATCAACAAGGCGCGCATGGTGCGGCTGTCCGAATACAGCCGCGACTGCCTGGACCAGCTGCGCGCCGACACCGGCATCGAATACGAAGGGCGCCAACTCGGCACCACCCAGCTGTTCCGCACCCAGGCGCAACTGGACGGCGCGGCCAAGGACATCGAGGTGCTGCGCGAGTACGGCGTGCCCTACGAACTGCTCGACCGCGCCGGCATCGCCCGCATCGAGCCGGCGCTGGCCAGCGCCCCGGCCACCCTGGTCGGCGCGCTGCGCCTGCCCAACGACCAGACCGGCGATTGCCGCCTGTTCACCCAGCGCCTGGCCGCGCTGGCCGCCGCGGCCGGCGTGCAGTTCCGCTACGGCGAGACGATCGACGGCCTGCACGCCGACGGCGACCGCCTCGACGGGGTGCGCATCGGCGGCCGCCTGGAGCGCGCCGACCGCTACGTGGTCGCCCTGGGCAGTTATTCTCCGCAGCTGCTCGCGCCGCTGGGCATCCGCCTGCCGGTGTATCCGTTGAAGGGCTATTCGCTGACGTTGCCGATCCGCGACGCGGCGCTGGCCCCGATGTCCACGATCCTCGACGAAACCTACAAAGTGGCGATCACCCGCTTCGACCAGCGCATCCGCGTCGGCGGCATGGCCGAACTGGCCGGTTTCGACCTGTCGCTGCCGGCGCGGCGCCGCACCACCCTGGAAAACGTAGTGAACGACCTGTACCCGCGCGGCGGCGATCTGGCCCGCGCCGAATTCTGGACCGGGCTGCGTCCGGCCACCCCCGACGGCACCCCGGTGGTCGGCGCCACCGGCTACCGCAACCTGTTCCTCAACACCGGCCACGGCACCCTGGGCTGGACCATGGCCTGCGGCTCCGGTCGCTATCTGGCCGACCTGATCGCCCGGCGCCAGCCGCAGATCAGCGGCGAGGGCCTGGACATCTTCCGTTATTCGCGCCGCGCCCCGGCGCCCGTCGCAGAGGCAAGTTCGTGCGCCCAGCCCGTGCGTTGA
- a CDS encoding host attachment family protein — protein sequence MSKLPDNTLVVVADRVSARLFRTTLAGQTSLLEQTEVLTPTPIEGVEDGDRPMTMDEAGFVRQLAERLYQSALRSDFEHLVLVADPQTLGQLRPLLHKEVQKRVVSELAKNHAHTPRDELEKLLA from the coding sequence ATGAGCAAGCTTCCCGACAACACCCTGGTGGTCGTCGCCGATCGCGTCAGCGCACGCCTGTTCCGCACCACGCTGGCCGGCCAGACCTCGCTGCTGGAGCAGACCGAAGTGCTGACCCCCACGCCGATCGAAGGCGTCGAGGACGGCGACCGGCCGATGACCATGGACGAGGCCGGCTTCGTCCGCCAGCTGGCCGAGCGCCTGTACCAGAGCGCGCTGCGCAGCGACTTCGAGCACCTGGTGCTGGTCGCCGATCCGCAGACCCTGGGCCAGTTGCGGCCGCTGCTGCACAAGGAAGTCCAGAAGCGGGTGGTGTCGGAACTGGCCAAGAACCACGCGCACACGCCGCGCGACGAGCTGGAAAAGCTGCTGGCGTAA